GACTACCTGTTCGGGTACGACGCCACGGCCGGGGTCGTGGACGACTGGATGTACGAGAAGCTCAGCGCCGAGTACGTCTTCGACCCGGAGAACCGGGACTTCATGAAGAAGTCCAACCCGTGGGCGCTGCGCGGCATCACCGAGCGGCTGCTGGAGGCCGCGGAGCGTGGGCTGTGGGCCGAGCCGGACGCCGAGACGCTGGAACGGCTGCGCGCCACCTACCTGGAACTCGAAGGCGACCTGGAGGGCGACGACCAGTGACCACCCCCTTTCCGTTCACGGCCGTCGTCGGCCAGGACGACCTGCGGCTCGCGCTGCTGCTGAACGCCGTGTCACCGGCGGTCGGCGGTGTGCTGGTGCGCGGCGAGAAGGGCACCGCCAAGTCGACGGCCGTGCGGGCGCTGTCGGCGCTGCTGCCTCAGGTCCCGGTCGTCCCCGGCTGCCGTTTCTCCTGCGACCCCGTCTCCCCCGACCCGGGGTGCCCGGACGGGCCCCACGAGACCGGCGGCGGTGTCGAGCGGCCCGCCCGCATGGTGGAGCTGCCCGTCGGCGCCTCCGAGGACCGGCTGGTGGGCGCGCTGGACATCGAGCGGGCCCTCTCCGAGGGCGTGAAGGCCTTCGAGCCCGGCCTGCTCGCCGACGCGCACCGCGGGATCCTCTACGTCGACGAGGTCAACCTCCTCCACGACCACCTGGTCGACCTGCTGCTGGACGCCGCCGCGATGGGCGCCTCGTACGTCGAGCGCGAGGGCGTCTCCGTACGGCACGCCGCGCGGTTCCTGCTCGTCGGCACGATGAACCCCGAAGAGGGCGAGCTGCGGCCGCAGTTGCTCGACCGGTTCGGGCTGACCGTCGAGGTCGCCGCCTCTCGGGAGCCGGACCAGCGGGTCGAGGTGGTGCGCAGGCGGCTGGCGTACGACGACGATCCGGCCGGGTTCGCGTCCCGGTGGGCCGAGGAGGAGGCGGAAGTACGGGCGCGGATCGTGGCGGCGCGTGAGCTGCTGCCGTCGGTGCGGCTGGGCGACGGGGCGCTGCGGCAGATCGCGGCGACCTGCGCGGCCTTCGAGGTGGACGGCATGCGCGCCGACATCGTGATGGCCCGGACCGCGACCGCGCTGGCGGCCTGGGCGGGGCGGACCGACGTGCTCGCGGAGGACGTGCGGCAGGCGGCCCTGCTGGCCCTCCCCCACCGGCGGCGGCGCAATCCGTTCGACGCGCCGGGGCTGGACGAGGACAAGCTCGACGAGACGCTGGAGGAGTTCGGCGGCCCGGAGGACGACGACCCGGATCCGGACCCCGGGCCGGACGGGCCCGGCGGGGGCGGCGGGCAGCCCGACCCCGGCGAGGGTCCCGAGGGTGGTGACACCGGTGCCCGGCCCGAGGCCGGGGAGGGCGGGCAGCCGCAGCCGTCGGGCGGTGGCGAGCAGTCGGCCGTACGGCCCTCCGAGCCGTTCCGCACGAAGGTGCTGAGTGTGCCCGGGATCGGCGAGGGCCTGGCCGGGCGGCGTTCGCGGGCGCGGACCGAGCACGGGCGCACCACCGGGGCCAGGCGGCCCCGCGGCGCGCTCACCAAGCTGCACCTGGCGGCGACCGTGCAGGCCGCGGCCCCGCACCAGCGGGCGCGCGGACGGTCCGGGCCGGGCCTGGTCGTGCGCCGGGACGACCTGCGGCAGGCCACCCGCGAGGGGCGCGAGGGCAATCTCGTGCTGTTCGTGGTGGACGCCTCCGGGTCGATGGCGGCCCGGCAGCGGATGAGCGCCGTGAAGGGCGCCGTGCTGTCGCTGCTGCTGGACGCCTACCAGCGGCGGGACAAGGTGGGTCTGGTGACCTTCCGGGGCACGGGCGCGGACGTCGCGCTGCCGCCGACCTCGTCGGTGGACGCGGCGGCGGCCCGGCTGGAGTCGCTGCCGACGGGCGGGCGGACGCCGCTCGCGGCGGGGCTGCTGCGCGCGCACGACGTGCTGCGGGTGGAGCGGCTGCGCGATCCCGCGCGGCGGCCGCTGGTCGTGCTGGTGACCGACGGGCGGGCCACCGGTGGCCCCGAGCCGGTCGCCCTGGCCGGGCGTGCGGCTCGGCTGTTCGCGGCCGACGGGGTCGCCTCCGTCGTCGTGGACTGCGAGTCGGGGCCCGTGCGGCTGGGGCTGGCCGGACAGCTCGCGGGTGAGCTGGGCGGCACGGCCGTGACCCTGGACGAGCTGCGGGCGGACAGCATCGCCGGGCTGGTGAAGGACGTACAGAGGAGGGCCGCGTAATGCCGCAGGGACAGCCGAGTGTGGTGCCGGACGACGGACTGACGACCCGGCAGCGCCGCAACCGGCCGCTGGTCGTGGTGCACACGGGCGTCGGCAAGGGCAAGTCCACCGCCGCGTTCGGGCTCGCGCTGCGGGCCTGGAACCAGGGGTGGCCCATCGGGGTGTTCCAGTTCGTCAAGTCGGCGAAGTGGAAGGTCGGCGAGGAGCGGGCGCTGCGGGTGCTCGGCGACTCCGGCGAGGGCGGCACCGTCACCTGGCACAAGATGGGCGAGGGCTGGTCCTGGGTGCAGCGCGACGCCCAGATGGACAACGAGGAGAAGGCCCGGGAGGGCTGGGAGCAGGTCAAGCGGGACCTCGCGAACGAGACGTACCGGCTGTACGTGCTCGACGAGTTCGCGTACCCGATGCACTGGGGGTGGGTCGACACCGACGAGGTCGTCGACGTCCTGCGGAACCGGCCCGGGACGCAGCACGTGGTGATCACCGGGCGCAACGCCCCGGAGAAGCTCGTGGACCTCGCCGACCTCGTGACCGACATGTCCAAGGTCAAGCACCCCATGGACGTCGGGCAGAAGGGGCAGAGAGGCATCGAGTGGTGAGTGCTTCCGTCCCTCGGCTGGTCATCGCCGCGCCGTCGTCCGGCAGCGGCAAGACCACCGTCGCCACGGGGTTGATGGCCGCGTTCGCCGCGCGGGGGCTCACCGTGTCCCCGCACAAGGTCGGACCGGACTACATCGACCCCGGGTACCACGCGCTCGCGACCGGGCGGGTGGGGCGGAACCTGGACGCCTACCTGTGCGGGCCCGACCTGGTCGGACCGTTGTTCCTGCACGGGGCGCGGGGGTGTGACATCGCCGTCGTCGAGGGCGTGATGGGGCTGTACGACGGGGCGGCCGGGGAAGGGGAGCTGGCCTCCACCGCGCAGGTCGCGAAGCTGCTGCGGGCGCCGGTGGTGCTGGTCGTCGACGCGTCGTCGCAGTCGCGGTCCGTGGCGGCGCTGGTGCACGGGTTCGCGTCCTGGGACCCGGAGGTACGGGTCGGGGGCGTGATCCTGAACAAGGTCGGGTCCGATCGGCACGAGGAGCTGCTGCGGGAGGCGCTGGATTCGGCCGGGGTGCCGGTGCTGGGGGTGTTGCGGCGGGCGGAGCAGGTGGAGACGCCGTCGCGGCATCTGGGTCTCGTGCCGGTCGCCGAGCGGCGGGCCGCGGCGGTGGAGGCCGTGGCGGCGATGGGGGCGCAGGTCGCCGCCGGTTGCGATCTCGACGCGTTGACGGGCCTGGCACGGAGTGCGGGTGCGTTGTCGTGTGCGGCTTGGGACGTGGCTGAGGCCGTCGCCTCGCCCGCCCACCACCCGGCGCGGTCGGACGAGCGGCAAGCGCCCGTCGTCGCCGTCGCCGGTGGCCCCGCCTTCACCTTCTCCTACGCCGAACACACCGAACTGCTCACCGCCGCCGCAGCGGAGGTCGTCACGTTCGACCCGCTGCGGGACGAGGAACTGCCCGAAGGGACCGCCGGGTTGGTGATCGGGGGCGGTTTCCCCGAGGTGTACGCCGCCGAGCTGTCCGCCAACGAACCGTTGCGCAAGGCCGTCGCCGAGCTGGCGAACAGCGGCGCTCCCGTGGCCGCCGAGTGCGCCGGGCTGCTGTACCTGTGCCGGGAGCTGGACGGGCTGCCGATGTGCGGGGTGCTGGACGCCGGGGCGCGGATGAGCGAGCGGCTCACGCTGGGCTACCGGGACGCCGTGGCCGTCGGCGACAGCGTGCTCGCGGCGGCCGGGACGCGGATGCGCGGGCACGAGTTCCACCGGACCGTCGTGGAGCCCGGGTCGGGGGCGGAGCCCGCCTGGGGCGTCCGCACGCCCCGGCCCCGGGTCGAAGGTTTCGTACAGCGCGGTGTGCACGCGAGTTATCTGCACACGCACTGGGCGTCCGAGCCCGGTGTGGCCCGTCGGTTCGTGGAGAGGTGCCGGACGTCATGAGCAGCAGGCTGGTCGGAGTCGGGGTCGGCCCCGGGGATCCGGAGCTGGTGACCGTCAAGGGCGTCAACGCCCTGCGCGCGGCGGACGTGGTCGTGGTGCCCGTGATGGACACGGGCGAGCGCGGGCGGGCCGAGGCGACCGTGGTGCACTACGTGCCCGAGGAGAAGGTCGTCCGGGTCGTGTTCGCGCTGAACGAGCGCAGCGACCGGGCCCGCCGCGAGGCCGCCTGGGACGCGGCGGGCGAGCGGGTCGCCGACCTGCTGCGCGCCCACGCGACCGTGGCCTTCGCGACCATCGGCGACCCCAATGTCTACTCGACCTTCACCTATCTCGCGCAGACCATCGCCGAGCTGGTGCCGGGGACCGTCGTCGAGACCGTGCCCGGGATCACCGCCATGCAGGACCTCGCCGCCCGCTCGGGTGCCGTGCTGACCGAGGGGACCGAGCCGCTCACGCTGGTGCCCGTCACCGCGGGGGCGACCGTGCTGAAGGAGGCCCTCGCCGGGCCCGGGACCGTCGTCGCCTACAAGTTCGGCCGGCAGGCGCACGAGGTCGCCGAGGCGCTGCGCGAGACCGGGCGGATCGGGGACGCGGTGTGGGGCTCGGCGCTGGGGCTGGCGGAGGAGTCGATCCGCCCGGCCGCCGACCTCGACGGCGCTCCCCTGCCCTATCTGTCGACGCTCATCGCGCCCGCCCGGCGCGAGGGCGGCCGGGGCGGAAAGCTCTGACCCTGCCGCCCGCCCATCACCGTCAAATCCCTGTACGAGAGGACCCACCCATGGCCGACGCCCCCGCCGGCAAAGTGACCTTCGTCGGTGCCGGCCCCGGCGCCGCCGACCTGCTGACGTTCCGCGCCGCGCGCGCCATCGCCGAGGCCGACGTCGTGATCTGGGCGGCCAGCCTGGTCCAGGCCGAGGTCCTCCACCACGCGCGTGAGGGCGCGGAGATCCTCGACTCGGCGGCCATGTCCCTGGAGGACGTCGTCGCCGTGTACGAGCGGGCCCGCCGCGAGGGCCTGAAGGTCGCTCGTATCCATTCCGGCGACCCCGCCCTGTGGGGCGGTACGCAGGAGCAGCTCGACCGGTGTGCCGAGATCGGGATCGCGACCGAGATCGTGCCCGGGGTGTCGTCCTTCTCGGCCGTGGCGGCGCTGGCGCGGCGCGAGCTGACCATCCCGGAGGTCGCGCAGTCCGTGGTGCTGACCCGGCTCGGCGGCGGCAAGACACCCATGCCGCCCGGTGAGGAGGTCCGCGAGTTCGCCAAGCACGGCACCACCATGGCGGTCTTCCTGTCCGCCGCCCGCAGCGGGCAGCTGGTGCGGGAGCTGCTGGAGGGCGGGTATCCGACGACGACCCCGGTCGTGGTGGCGTACCAGGCGACCTGGCCGGAGGAGCTGGTCGTGAAGTGCACGATCGGCACGCTGGAGGAGACGGTCAAGGAGCACAAGCTCTGGAAGCACACGCTGTTCCTGGTCGGCCCGGCCCTCGACGCGCACGGCACCCGCTCGCACCTGTACCACCCGGGGCACTTCCACGGGTACCGCAAGGCCGACCCCGAGGCCCGCCGGGCGCTGCGCGAGCGGGGGGCGAGTACGTGATCACGGTGATCGGCACGGGGACGGGGGCGGCGCCTTCCGGTGACGTCCTCGCCGGTGCCGAGCTGGTCGTGGGCGGGCGGCGGCATCTGGACGCCGCCCGGCTGCCGGACGGCGTCGAGCGGGTCGTGCTCGGGCCGCTCGCGCCTGCGCTCGACATCATCGGGGAGTACCTCGCGAAGGACCGGCCGGTGGTGGTGCTGGCCTCCGGGGATCCCGGGTTCTTCGGGATCGTCCGGGTGCTGGCCGAGCGGTTCGGGCCGGAGCGGCTGGACGTGCGGCCCGGGGTGTCGTCGGTCGCCGCCGCGTTCGCGCGGGTCGGGCTGCCGTGGGACGACGCCGTGGTGGTGAGCGCCCACGGGCGT
This genomic stretch from Streptomyces sp. Go-475 harbors:
- the cobI gene encoding precorrin-2 C(20)-methyltransferase, producing MSSRLVGVGVGPGDPELVTVKGVNALRAADVVVVPVMDTGERGRAEATVVHYVPEEKVVRVVFALNERSDRARREAAWDAAGERVADLLRAHATVAFATIGDPNVYSTFTYLAQTIAELVPGTVVETVPGITAMQDLAARSGAVLTEGTEPLTLVPVTAGATVLKEALAGPGTVVAYKFGRQAHEVAEALRETGRIGDAVWGSALGLAEESIRPAADLDGAPLPYLSTLIAPARREGGRGGKL
- the cobO gene encoding cob(I)yrinic acid a,c-diamide adenosyltransferase, whose amino-acid sequence is MPQGQPSVVPDDGLTTRQRRNRPLVVVHTGVGKGKSTAAFGLALRAWNQGWPIGVFQFVKSAKWKVGEERALRVLGDSGEGGTVTWHKMGEGWSWVQRDAQMDNEEKAREGWEQVKRDLANETYRLYVLDEFAYPMHWGWVDTDEVVDVLRNRPGTQHVVITGRNAPEKLVDLADLVTDMSKVKHPMDVGQKGQRGIEW
- a CDS encoding cobyrinate a,c-diamide synthase, encoding MSASVPRLVIAAPSSGSGKTTVATGLMAAFAARGLTVSPHKVGPDYIDPGYHALATGRVGRNLDAYLCGPDLVGPLFLHGARGCDIAVVEGVMGLYDGAAGEGELASTAQVAKLLRAPVVLVVDASSQSRSVAALVHGFASWDPEVRVGGVILNKVGSDRHEELLREALDSAGVPVLGVLRRAEQVETPSRHLGLVPVAERRAAAVEAVAAMGAQVAAGCDLDALTGLARSAGALSCAAWDVAEAVASPAHHPARSDERQAPVVAVAGGPAFTFSYAEHTELLTAAAAEVVTFDPLRDEELPEGTAGLVIGGGFPEVYAAELSANEPLRKAVAELANSGAPVAAECAGLLYLCRELDGLPMCGVLDAGARMSERLTLGYRDAVAVGDSVLAAAGTRMRGHEFHRTVVEPGSGAEPAWGVRTPRPRVEGFVQRGVHASYLHTHWASEPGVARRFVERCRTS
- a CDS encoding putative cobaltochelatase, which produces MTTPFPFTAVVGQDDLRLALLLNAVSPAVGGVLVRGEKGTAKSTAVRALSALLPQVPVVPGCRFSCDPVSPDPGCPDGPHETGGGVERPARMVELPVGASEDRLVGALDIERALSEGVKAFEPGLLADAHRGILYVDEVNLLHDHLVDLLLDAAAMGASYVEREGVSVRHAARFLLVGTMNPEEGELRPQLLDRFGLTVEVAASREPDQRVEVVRRRLAYDDDPAGFASRWAEEEAEVRARIVAARELLPSVRLGDGALRQIAATCAAFEVDGMRADIVMARTATALAAWAGRTDVLAEDVRQAALLALPHRRRRNPFDAPGLDEDKLDETLEEFGGPEDDDPDPDPGPDGPGGGGGQPDPGEGPEGGDTGARPEAGEGGQPQPSGGGEQSAVRPSEPFRTKVLSVPGIGEGLAGRRSRARTEHGRTTGARRPRGALTKLHLAATVQAAAPHQRARGRSGPGLVVRRDDLRQATREGREGNLVLFVVDASGSMAARQRMSAVKGAVLSLLLDAYQRRDKVGLVTFRGTGADVALPPTSSVDAAAARLESLPTGGRTPLAAGLLRAHDVLRVERLRDPARRPLVVLVTDGRATGGPEPVALAGRAARLFAADGVASVVVDCESGPVRLGLAGQLAGELGGTAVTLDELRADSIAGLVKDVQRRAA
- the cobM gene encoding precorrin-4 C(11)-methyltransferase — its product is MADAPAGKVTFVGAGPGAADLLTFRAARAIAEADVVIWAASLVQAEVLHHAREGAEILDSAAMSLEDVVAVYERARREGLKVARIHSGDPALWGGTQEQLDRCAEIGIATEIVPGVSSFSAVAALARRELTIPEVAQSVVLTRLGGGKTPMPPGEEVREFAKHGTTMAVFLSAARSGQLVRELLEGGYPTTTPVVVAYQATWPEELVVKCTIGTLEETVKEHKLWKHTLFLVGPALDAHGTRSHLYHPGHFHGYRKADPEARRALRERGAST